TTTGAGGTTGAGATGATAGCTTAATCCAGATGGAGGCCTTTATCAAAACCCTCCCCTGTCAGGTACCCGTGCCTGACCAGCTTTCCATCCACGTGTTCATATACAAGAGGGATTCCTGTTGGAATATTCAGCTTCAGAACCTCCTCTTCTGTTAGTTTTTCTATGTACATAACGATGGAGCGGAGGCTGTTGCCGTGGGCGGATACGAGAACGTTTCTACCTTTTTCCAGCTCGGGAAGTATCCTCTCCTTGAGGTACGGAACCGTTCTGGCCGCTGTGTCCTTTAAGCTCTCGCCTTCTGGGGGAGAGATGTTATAGCTTCTTCTCCACAGATGAACCTGTTCGGCTCCGAATACCTCCTGGGCATGTTCCTTGTTCCATCCCTGCAGCTTTCCGTAGTACCTCTCGTTGAGTTGCCACGAGGTATACACCGGAACATACCGGGCTCCTTGTCTTCCGTGAACCCTGCCCCACTCTTTCATCTTGCCGTTTTCATGTTCTATCTTTGCAACTCCAGATGAACTTTTGCTCATCACAAGCATTGCCGTCTGAATTGCCCTTACTAATTCTGAGGTAAATACCACCCCAAATCTGTAATCCCTCAGTAGCTCCCCTGCTTTTAAAGCTTCTTCGATTCCCCTTTCGCTCAGGGGGACATCAACCCATCCTGTGAAAAGGTTCAGTTTATTCCAGAGGCTCTCTCCGTGCCTCAGGAGAACGAGATATGCCATCCTCCTGTCACCTCTCTGGGTTATACCGTCCTAATGGTTT
This genomic window from Thermococcus sp. contains:
- a CDS encoding 2,3-bisphosphoglycerate-dependent phosphoglycerate mutase; its protein translation is MAYLVLLRHGESLWNKLNLFTGWVDVPLSERGIEEALKAGELLRDYRFGVVFTSELVRAIQTAMLVMSKSSSGVAKIEHENGKMKEWGRVHGRQGARYVPVYTSWQLNERYYGKLQGWNKEHAQEVFGAEQVHLWRRSYNISPPEGESLKDTAARTVPYLKERILPELEKGRNVLVSAHGNSLRSIVMYIEKLTEEEVLKLNIPTGIPLVYEHVDGKLVRHGYLTGEGFDKGLHLD